DNA from Actinomycetota bacterium:
TCGAGCAGCGCGCTCGAGGGATCGCCGCGCCAGTCGGCGCCGACCTTGTCGACCTCGTCCAGCATCATCACCGGGTTCTTGGTACCGGCTTCCTTCAGCGCGCGCACGATGCGGCCGGGCAGCGCACCGACGTACGTCCGCCGGTGGCCGCGGATCTCCGCCTCATCGTGGATGCCGCCGAGCGAGATGCGGACGAACTTGCGACCGAGCGCTCGGGCAACCGACTCGCCGAGTGAGGTCTTTCCCACGCCCGGTGGTCCGACGAGCGTGAGGATCGCGCCCGAGCCCCGCCCCGACGCCGGGCCGAGCCCGCGCTCCTCACGCAGCTTGCGCACGGCGAGGTACTCGACGATGCGGTCCTTCACGTCGTCGAGGCCCTTGTGGTCCTCGTCGAGGATGCGTCGGGCATCACCGATGTCGAGGTTGTCCTCGGTTCGCACGCCCCACGGAATCTCGGTCATCCAATCCAGGTACGTGCGGATCCAGCCGTACTCGGGCGACTGCTCGGAGGTGCGCTCGAGCCGGCCGAGCTCCCGCTCGGCTTCCTTCCGCGCGCCGTCGGGCATGTTCGCCTCGGCGATCTTCCTGCGGTACTCCTCGGCGACGTTCTCCTCGGAGTCCTCGCCCAGCTCCTTGCGGATCGCGTCCATCTGCTGACGGAGGATGAACTCCCGCTGGTTCTTCTCGAGGCCCTCGCGGACGTCCGTGCGAATCTTGTCCTTCAGGTCGAGCTCGGCCAGAACGTCCTTCGCCCACTCCAGCACCGTCTCCAGGCGCCGCTCGACGTCCAGCGTCTCGAGAACGTCGACCTTCTGCTCGAACGACAGGTCCGGCGAATAGCCGGCGGTGTCGGCGATCTGACCGGGATCGGAGATACCCCGAAGGAACTCGGCGACCTGAGGCACGCCGCGCGCCTCCACGATGCTCTCGAGCGTCGCGCGGTACTCACGTGCCAGCTCGTGCGCTCGGGGCGAGGCGACCTCGTCCGGCCGCGGGTCGACCTCGACCCAGACGGCGTCGCCGGTACCCGGAACCCCACGGCTGATGACGGCCCGATGCATTCCGCGGATCACGAGCGCTTCCATCCCGTTCTGGAGGCGCCCGACGTCCTCGACCTTGGCCACCGTCCCGACCTGCGCGAAGCGCTGGCCGACCTTGGGGACCAGCAGGATCTCGCCGCGGGTCGCGTCGGCGGCCGCGATCGCCCGGCGTGCGTCGTCGGACTCGACGGTGAGGGTGATGACCATGCCGGGCAGCACCACGCCGGTGGTGAGCGGCAGGAGGGGCAGGATCTGGGTGTCGAGCTGAGCCATCTCTCGTCTCGCTCCTATCTCGTGGAACCGACAGCCGTCGGCTGCCCGTTGCATCTGCAGTTCCAAACGGACCGGCCACCGTGCCTATTCCAAGTGTAAGCGGCATTACACCGATGGTAGGTCGGTTCCTCTGGGACGCACCCAGCCGTACCTCGCGCCCGTGTGAGCGGTTCACCGACCGCCTAGCGGCCTCGACGCTCGGGCTCAAGGTCGGAGATGAGAAGACGATGGTGAAAGATGGCCTACTGCAACCCGTGCGGTACCGCCCTGGGAACCATCCCCTGAACGAAGGGGGCTGATAGCGGGATGCCGAGGTCCAGACAGCGGCTCGTCGCGGCGATCGTCGCCTTCGTGGTGTTCGGCGGCGCCGGCGCGCTCGTTTGGGCGGCGCTCGGACCCGGGGACGACCCGCCGCCTCCGATCGGCGAGTACGAAACGACGCTCTACGAAAGCGACGCGGTCGTCCTGCAGAGCTCCGAGCACGGCGCCGAGCTGTGCGTCGGCGCAGTCGCCGACTCCTATCCGCCACAGTGCAGCGGCATCCCCATCTCCAACTGGAACTGGGGCATGGTCACAGGTGAGGAGTCGGCGTCGGGAACGACGTGGGGTCAGTTCCATGTCGTCGGCCGGTACGACGGCTCGGAGTTCATGGTGACGAACGCCGGTCCGTACCGACAGCCACCGCCCGACGACGGAGATCCGTTCGCGGCGCCGTGCCCCGAACCGGAGGGCGGCTGGATCGCGACGAACCCCTCACGCGCGACGGAAGAGCATCTCCAGATGGTGATGCGCGCGGCCGAGCGCGAGGGCGACTCGGCGGGTATCTGGGTCGACTACCTGGTCCCGCCGGAGATGGTGGACGAGGGAGCGGTCGCACCGAACGACGTCCTCCTGGTGGCCGCGTTCACCGGTGACCTCGTACGACACGAATCGGAGCTTCGCCAGATCTGGGGCGGCCCGCTCTGCGTGACTCGCCACAACCGAACGATGAAGGAGCTCGAACGGATCCAAGCCGAGATCGCGTCCGAGGTCGCCGACCAGCTCGGTATCGAGAAGACGTGGTCGTCGATCGACGTAACGGCGAACGAGGTCGAGATCGGCGTCGTCGTTGCGGACGAGGACGTTCGCGAGGCGCTCGACGAGCGGTACGGGCCCGGCGCGGTCGAGCTGCATCCGGCCCTTCTGCGCGTCCAGTAGTCGGACCATCCAAAGGTGCGCTGCGGTCGTCCCGTTCACACATGGGCTGTAGGATGCGTCGCTCGTGGACGCGACCATCCACGTCGAGGGGATCACCAAGCGTTTCGGCAACGTTGAAGCGCTCCGGGGGGTCGACCTGAAGGTTTTCCCCGGGTCGGTGTTCGGTCTGCTCGGGCCGAACGGCGCCGGCAAGACCACGATGATTCGGATCCTCACGACGTTGCTGCAACCGGACGACGGGCAGGCCACCGTCGCGGGGTATGACGTCGTTCGAGACGCCGAGCCACTGCGTCACGTCATCGGGCTCGCCGGGCAGTACGCGGCCATCGACGAGAACCTGACCGGTCAAGAGAACCTGGAGATGGTCGGCCGGCTCTACCACCTCACGGCGGAGGAGGCGACTCGACGCGGCGAGGCCGTGCTCGAGCGATTCGAGCTCACCGACGCCGCTCACCGGGTCGCCAAGACGTACTCCGGCGGAATGCGACGGCGCCTGGACCTCGGCGCCAGCCTCGTCGGCCGGCCACAGGTCCTGTTCCTGGACGAACCGACGACGGGACTCGATCCGCGGAGCCGGCTCGAGATGTGGGACATCATCCGTGAGCTCGTTCGCGACGGGACGACGCTGCTGTTGACCACGCAGTACATGGAGGAAGCGGACCGCCTGGCCGACTCGATCGCCGTGATCGACCAAGGGCTCGTGATCGCCGAGGGGACAGCCGACGATCTGAAGACGCGTGTCGGCGGGGAGGTCCTGGCCATACGTGTCGCCGACCGGACGCAGATCGGAGCCGCCGCTGGGGCCGTCCTCGGACTCGGGCCCGGCGGCGGCAACGCCGACAACGAGCGCGGCGAGATCACCCTCCCCGTCGGCGACAACGGGACGGGGATCCTGACCGAGGCCATCCGACGGCTGGACGCCGAGAAGATCGCGCTCGCCGACGTCGCGCTTCGTCGCCCGTCGCTCGACGACGTGTTCCTGTCGTTGACCGGCCACGCGGCCGAGGACGGCGGTGGGACAGGACCGGGCGAGGAACAACAGCGAGGGAGGAAGGGGCGATGAGCGCCGCGACGACAACGACGACGCAGGTCGCACGGAGTCGGACCCGCCTCGCACTGTCGGACTGGTGGGTGCTCACCAAGCGGAACCTGCTCACCTACATCCGCAAGCCGGACCTGCTGGTGTTCTCGACAATCCAGCCGGTGATGTTCGTGCTGCTGTTCGTCTACGTGTTCGGCGGCGCGTTCGAGATGATCCTGCCGCCGAACGTAACGTACGTGGACTTCCTGATTCCGGGGATCATCGTCCAGACGTCGATCTTCGCGGCGCTCCAGACGGGCGTCGGGCTCGCCGACGACCTGCAGAAGGGGCTCATCGAGCGGTTCAAGTCGCTGCCGATGGCGCGTTCGGCCGTTCTCGCCGGACGCACCGCTGCCGACACCGTGTCGGTCGTGTTCCAGATCGTGCTCATGGTCATCGTCGGCGTCCTGATCGGGTATCGGCTCCACGAAGGGATCACCGAGGCGGTACTCGCGTTCGTGTTGATCGTGGCCGTCGGGTACACGTTCACCTGGGTGGCGGCGTTCGCCGGCCTCGCGTTGAAGAGCGTCGAGGCGGTTCAGGCCGCGACGTTCACGATCGTGTTCCCCGTCATCTTCGTCAGCTCGGCGTTCGTTCCGGTCGACTCGATGCCGGGCTGGATCCAGCCGATCGCGCGCAACAACCCCATGACGATCTGGGTCGACACCGTGCGGTCCCTGACGCTCGGCGACCCGTTCACCGACAGCCGGAGCCCCCTGTTCCAGAGCATCCCCGATCTCGGCGCGCTCGCTTGGCAGTCGCTCGCCTGGATCGCCGTCATCCTGGCCATCGCCGTGCCGGTAGGCGTTCGTATGTACCGCCGCACCTAACGGCGCCGAACGGCTCGGTCAAACGCCAGGCCCTCTCTCGAGCACGCACCTTCGCGCCCATCGCGGCGTTCAGGTGTCCCCAACCGGTGCCGATACGTCCTCGGGAGAAGGAGCGTTCATGCAGGCACCGACGGCACCAGGCAACGCCCCTGCCGGTCTCCCAGGCGTAGCGCTCCCACGTCCTCCGGATGACGTACCGGCCATCGAGACCTCCGGGTGGAACGCCGGCTCCGTCATCGCCGTGATCGTGGCCACCGCGCTCCTCGTCGCCGGCGTCACGCTGTTCCTGAACCGGATTCCGGCCGTCGAGCTGCCGGAGGGGTTCGGCGGCCTCCCACAGGCGCGCGGTCCCGAGATCGACGAAGTGCTCGACGAGTTCCATCGCGAGGTCGAAGGGCTGGGCATCCACGGGGACATGGGGCTGTACGGGACGGACGCGTTCCCGACCGTCGCGCTCGTATGGGTCGAAGATCCGTCGGTCGATACGGCCGACGAAGCATGGAACGCCTTCGCCGCGGGCTTCAATCAGGGCTTGCCGGCAGGTTCCCTCGACGAGACGGGGCGGACCTCCGAGCTCGTCGGCGGTGTGGCCTACCTGTGCGCGCAGGTGGATGCGGCCCCGCCGTCGAACGTGTGCCTGTGGGAGGAAAGCCAGGTGTTCTGGATCCTTGTGGACCTCTCGGGAGCGTCGCAGAACGGCACGCAGGATCTAGCGGTCACCGCGCACGACGCGATCGCCGCATAGCCGCCCAACCTCGCGGAACATCTCCGACGGCCCCGGGGTTGTGACGTTGGGTCGTTAGAGTCCCCGGTGCCGAAGAGGAGCTGGCACGATGTCATTGCTCGGTTTCGAGGGCGAGAACGCGCGGGAGAAGGTTCTCGTTCTTCTCACCATGTGTTTCGCCCTGGCGATGGCGATGCTCGACAACACCGTCGTCAACGTGGCGCTGCCGACGATCAGCCGCGAGCTCGACGCCGGGGTCAGCGAGCTCCAGTGGATCGTCGACGGCTACGTCCTCGCGTTGGCGTCGTTCCTTCTGACCGGCGGCATCGTGGGCGACCGCTACGGGCGCAAGAAGACCTTCCTCACCGGGCTGGTGGTGTTCACCGCCGCTTCGCTCGCGTGCGGACTGTCGCAGGACACCGCCCAGCTGATCGCCGCCAGGGCGATCCAAGGTGTCGGCGCGGCACTGCTGCTCCCGGGAACGCTGTCGATCATCACGGTCACGTTTCCGCCGCACGAGCGCGCCCGCGCGATCGGCCTGTGGGCCGGCGTGTCCGGGCTTGCCCTGGCACTTGGTCCGACCGTGGGGGGTCTGATGGTCGAACGCCTGGGCTGGGAGTCGGTGTTCTTCCTGAACGTCCCGATCGGTGTGATCGCCTTCCTCGTGGCGACGCGAACCGTGCGCGAGTCCACCTCACCGGAGCTGCGACGCCTCGACGCGCCTGGCCTCCTGCTCGGAACCTCGGCCTTGTTCCTCGTGACATACGGGCTCATCGAATCGAACGAGCGCGGCTGGAGCGACCCGTTGATCGTCGGCTCGCTGGTCGCGTTCGCGATTTTGCTCGTCGCGTTCCTGGCGTGGGAGCGACGAAGCCCTCACCCGATGATGCCGCTTCGTTTGTTCCGCATCCCGGCCTTCTCCGCCGGAAACACCGTCGCGTTCAGCGTGTCGCTCGGGATGTTCGCGACGTTCTTCTTCATGAGCTTGTACATGCAGACGATCCGGGGGTACACGGCGTTGGAGGCCGGCGTGCGCTTCCTTCCATTGACGCTGGCGGTCATCGTCACGGCGCCGAACGCCGGGCGCTACGCGCAGAAGCACGGCTCGCGCATCCCGATGACGTACGGGCTGACCTTGGCGGGCGGCGGCCTTCTCGTGTTGTCACGTCTGTCGCTCGATACTCCGTACCTGTTGATGCTGCCGGTCTTCGCCGTCATGGGTCACGGCATCGGCGCGACCATGGCGCCGATGACGGCCGCGGTGATGAACGCGGTTGGTTCGGAACGCGCCGGGCTCGGCTCGGCCATGACGAACACGTCGCGCGAGGTCGGCGGGGTTTTCGGCATCGCCCTGCTCGGCACGGTGCTCACGACGAGGCTGCGGCACGTAATCGAGCCGGCGCTGACGCCGCTGGGCCTGTCGCCGCAGCAGCAGGCCGCCGTCGCCGACGCCGCCGGTCACGGCAACATCGACCCCGCGCTGCTAGCCACGCTGCCGTCCGATCAACAGGCCCGCGTGATCGACGCGTTCCGTACCTCGTTCATGAGCGGGTTCCGGATCTCGCTCGTCATCGGTGGACTCGTGCTGTTGACCGCGGCCGTCGTGGCGAATCGCTTCATTCCGGGGAGAGCCGCGGCGCGCGAGGTGATGGCCGAGCGCGACGGGCTCGCGCCGGCGATGGAGCTGTGATCCACTTTCCTCGAGGGGGTTCGAGATGGAAGACGAGAACGTGATCTCTCGCATCGAGGCGCTCGCGCACGAAGAGCACGAGCTATTCGAGAAGGAAGCCGAAGGCGACGTGTCGACGGCGGACCGGGAGCGCCTGAAGGGCATCCAGGTCCAGCTAGACCAGTGCTACGACCTGCTCAGGCAGCGTCGAGCGCGGAGAGCAGCCGGCCTCGATCCGAACGATGCGAACGTGCGAGACGAGACGACCGTCGAGGGCTATCTTTCGTAGCTAGATGGACCCCCGCCTGCCGGAACCACCGGGAAGCCCGCGGCTCCTTCGGGCCCGCGGAGTCGGCGAGATCCTCGTCGACGCGTTCGAGATCTACCGGCGCCACTGGCAGAACCTCATCGCGATCGTCGCCGTGGTCGTCGTCCCCCTCACGATCCTGCAGGTCGCGCTGGTCGACGCGTTCATCGACGACGTCCAAGTCCAGGAGCTTCCGGACGGAACAGTTCAGGTCACCGGCGAGGTTGGGTCGGCCGTCGCCGGCGGAATCGTCGTGGCCGTGGTGTTCACGCTCGCCTTCCTGGTCCTGACGGGCGCGGTGACGAGAGCGGCCGCCGGGACGTTTCTCGCCCGGGACCTGACGATCGCCGAGACGTACCGCTACGGCTTCGCTCGACTCGGCTCGATCCTACTCGTCGCTGTACTCGTCGTCCTCGCGGTCGCCGCCGGCTTCATCTTGCTCATCATCCCGGGGTTCATCGTGCTCACGCGGCTGTGGGTGTCGATGCCCGCGGTCGTCATCGAGGACCGGCGGGGACGGGAAGCGCTCAAGCGGTCGTGGAGTCTGGTAACGGGCTACAGCTGGCCGGTGTTCGGCGCGATCATCGTCTCGGGTCTGCTCACCGGACTCTTCAGCGGCCTTTTGACGGCGGTGTTCCCCGACAACCTCGCCGGGCAGGCGATCGGACAGTCGATCGCCACGGTCCTCACGACGCCGTACTCGGTCCTCGTCGGCATCCTGATCTACTTCAGCCTTCGGGTACGCAAGGAGGGCTACGGGGTCGAGGATCTCGAACGAGACCTCGCGCGAACCGAGGTGACCTAGTCCCCTAGGCCCGCCTCGCCCGGTGGAGCCCGACGGGCGCCGACAACCCCTTCAGCTCGGAACGGCTGGATCGATGAACCCGGTACGCTTGTGCCGGCCGTCGCAGAACGGCTTGTTGGCCGAGTTTCCGCACCGGCAGAGCGTCTGTCGGTTCCGCACCTCGTACGGCGTTCCGTCCTCCGAGACGACTGGGATGCCGCCCCGGAGCCAGTACGACGCGTTCGGCTCCACGCCGATCGACGGCTCGAGCTCCGGCTCGACCAGCGTGTCGGGGTCGTCGTCCGTCGCGAACGCGAGCCGTCCCGACGGACACTGATGAACCATCGCCACGAACTCCCCCCGCGCATCGGGATCGTCCGCCTCGCCGGCGAGCGTCCATACCGTGGTGCGCAGGTTCGTGCAGAACCCCGCGTGCGTGCAGATCGTGCGGTCGTCGTAGAGCACGACGCCCTTCCCCTGCCACGGCTCGCGGCGTCGCGCGATCGGTCCCCTGTCGGCGACCTCCGTTCCATCGAACCCCAGGCGTTCGCACACGTGATCGCAGAACGGCTTCGTCTCCGACATGCCGCACCGGCAGAGCTCATACGTGTCCGGAGTATCGAAGTCTGGACCTTCGTCCCACGCGATCGGCTCGCCGTGCTCGGTCGTCACGATCGCGGTTCTGAGCAGCCGGATGTCGCCCTCGACGCGGTACGGGCCGCCGCGTTCGACGACGACGCGGCGTGCGGCTTGGGGTTCGGCCATGACCGCCGAGTCTACGCGGCCTCCGTCGAGACCAGTTCCGGCCGGCGGTCGAGGTCACGGAGGGCGGTGCTGAACCGTGCTCCGACGGTGATCGTGAGATATGCGGCGCCGCTGAAAAGGAGGGTCGCGCGAAGACCGATGGCCTCGATCACGGCGCCCGCGACCAGAACCCCGAGTGGGATCGCCACCCACGCGGCGGCCTGCGTCACGCCGAACACGCGACCCCGCATCCAGGCCGGCACGCGCTCCATGAACACCGTGTCGATCACCGGGTTCAGCGGCCCAGAAGCGAGGCCCGAGATCGTCTTCGCGACGAGCAACACCGCCAGCGGCGGGAAGAACGCGGCGACGGGGAACGACAGGGTGACCAAGATGAACCCCCACGTGAACACGGCTCGGCGCGACAACCGGTGCCCGACCGCCGCGAACGCCAGCGCGCCGAGCACCGAGCCCGCGCCGCCCGCCGCCGTCATGAGTCCGAGGCTGAGCGCGCTCTCGTAGATGTCGTGAGCGAGGACCGGGAGCGCGATCATGGCCACGGCGTCGAACAGGTTCGTCAGGCTCACGATGAAGACCAGCACGGCGAGGGTGCGGTCGGCACGCAGGAACGCGTAGCCCTCGCGGAGCTCTCGGCGGTACGACGTCTTCCTCGGCTCGCGTACGACGGCCGGTCGGGGAACGCCCACCGCGACGAGCGCCGCCGACACGAGGAACGAAGCGGCGTCGATCCATAGGACGTTCGTCGCTCCGGTCGCCGCGATGAGAACGCCGGCGAGGGGCGCGCCGGCGAGGCGAGCGAACCGTTCGACAACCGCGGTCGACCCGGTTGCCCGCTCGAAGCTCCATCCGGCGCTCGCGGCGACGTCGGGCAACAACGCCGCGCGAGCCGTTCCGCCGGGCGCGTCGAGCAGGCCACCCAGGAACACCAGCACGACGAGCTGCCAGAACTCGAGCCCCACCGTCGAGTGCAGCAGCGGGATTGCGGCCACGGCCACCGAGCTCGCGAGGTCCGCGACGATGCTCGTCCGGCGGTAGCCGAGACGGTCGACGAGCGCCCCGCCGAACAGACCCGAGAGGACGACCGGGAGCAGTCCGGCAAACGCCGTGATGCCCGTCTTCGTTGCGCTTCCGGTCGTCTGGAGCACGAACCACGGGATGGCGACCAGCGCGGCGACGTTTCCCGTTAGCGAGACGGCGTTGGCCGCGAACAGGGCGAGAAGCGGCGCGCGTCCGCGCGCCTTCAATTCGTCCCCCGGCGCCGTGGGTACAGGTGGACGACGGCGGCGACGCGTTCCGAACCCGGATGGCGCCCGGCGCGGCGGCGCGCGATCACCTCGTGCAGCTCATCGCGAAGCTCGCGCAGCTCCTTGGGCGTGAGCTCGAGGATCCAGTCGCTCATGTCGGCGGCGTCCACCCATTCGGCGGGCCACGTGTGGGTGCTGGTGACCCACTCCATCGCGTGGTTCGCCTGCGCTCGGACGATCTCGCGGCCGAAGGCCTGCTCGGCGGCGACGCGCTCCGGGGAGTCGAGGAACTCGACCGTCGACCAGCTCGTCCGCTCGTGGGACGAGCGCCACCACCGTTCCTTGCCGTCTCGGGCAAGATCGGGGGCCTCTTCGATGAATCCCCGATCGGAGAGCTGACGAAGGTGGTAGCTGGCAAGCGCCGGGGACACGCCGAGTCGTTCAGCCAGCGCCGTGGCCGTCGCCGGGCCGTCGGCCCGCAGGAGACCCAGCAGGCGCAGGCGCAGCGGATGGGCGAGCGCCCGCATCTGGGCCGGCTCGGTGAGCCGGAGTGTGCTCGGTTCGGGCGCCATGTTCGAAAGGATACTTTCGAAAGGGTCGTTTCGCAACCGTAACGCGTTTTTCGCGGCCACGAGCCCGTCGGGGGTTCCAGGGGTTCCAGTCCTGCCCGAGAGCCTCGTTGGTAGCGTGGGCACCGTGGTCGTGCGGAAGCGCCCGCTCGTCGCCGCCACCCTGGCGATCCTCGTGCTCGCGGCGTGTGGCCAACCCGGTCCGGCGGATCGGACGAGGCGAACACCGGGTTCGACGTCGAGCGCGAGCCAGCCCTCAGCGTCTGTCGACTCGTCGGGCTCGCCGTCGCCGAACGCGCGCGCCCCGATGGACCCAGATTCCGTTCGAATCGCGGCGCCCGGGGGCGGTTCGCTGCTCCTCCGAGGCGGATACCCCCACGTCGCCTCTCCGTGCATCGATCCCGAACCGAGGCGATTGCTCGCTCGCTATCCCGGCACGCTCCTGGTGCGTCGATCCGACGACGGAACGCTGAGGCTGGTCGTCACGCTGCCGTTCCAGGAGTACCTCCAGGGCATCGCCGAGGTACCGCCGTCCTGGCCGGGCGAGGCACTCAAGGCGCAGGCCATCGCGGCGCGGAGCTACGCATTGGCGACGACCGGGTGGAGCGGGCAAGAGGGTGAGACGCTCGACACACCGATCTGTGCGACGACCGCCTGTCAGGTGTACCGAGGCATCCCCGTTCCGTTCGAGCCGAACGTTCGGCGCTGGTACCGAGCCGTTCGCCAGACCGCCGGTCTAGTCCTGCTCTTCGAGGGACGACCGGCCACGACGGTGTACTTCTCAACCTCGAACGGACAGACGTACGGCAACGAGGACGTGTTCGGCAGCTCGCCGCTCCCCTATCTCCGCCCGGTCGTCGAGAACGACGACGGTGCCTCGCCGACGTCGAGGTGGCGCGTTCGCCTGCCCTTCGACGATGTCGCGACGTTCCTTGCGGCTGCGGGCGATTGGCCCCGGTCACGTCCGGTCACGGACGTGCGGTTCCGTGACGGCAGGTTCGTCGTCTCGAGCCACGCCCGGACGCGGTCGATCGAGTCCAGCACGTTCCGCGAGGGGATCAACGCGTGGGCGCCGTGCCTGGAACCCGCCAACTATCCGCCGCCGAGCAGGTTCGGCTCGCCCCTTCCGACGACGATCCCGTCTCGATGGCTGAGCGCGTCCTCCGAGCGCGGCGCGTTGATCATCTCGGGGCGCGGCTGGGGCCACGGCGCTGGGATGGTGCAGTGGGGCGCGTACGGCAAGGCGCGGCGGGGCCTGTCGGCCGCCGATATCCTCGCTTTCTACTACGGAGGGTTGCGCCCCGAGGCCTATCCGCAGCCGGGGCGGATCCACGTCCAGGTCGCCGAGGGCATCACCGAGCTCCGCGCCGTTCCGTCCGATGTCGGGGCCACGGTCGACGGCCGTGAGGTCGGCCTGGCCCGGATCTCCGTCGCCGGCGGCGAATCCCTGCAGGTCGAGGTGGAACCGCGATAGACCCCGAATTCCGACGAGATGAACCCGGCACCGACCGAAAGGAGCCCAGAGATGGCCCATCCGTTCGAGCTCACCAATGAGTTCCAGGTCGATGCCACCCCAGAAGAGGTGTGGGACGCGATCGCCACCGGTCCAGGCGTCGACGCCTGGTTCATGGGTCGCAACGAGATCGAGCCGCGGGAGGGCGGCACCGTTCGCACGATCATGCGAGGCGGAACGGAGGAGGGGACGGTCCAGGCCTGGGAGCCGCCGAATCGGCTCGCCTACCGCACCCCTGAAGGTCCGGACGGCGCGCTCCACGCGTTCGAGTACATCGTCGAGGGGCGCGGGAAGGGCAGCACCGTCGTCCGCTGGGTGCACAGCGGCTTCCTCGGCGAGAACTGGGAGAGCGAGTACGAGGGCCTTTCCGAGGGCGACCCGATGTACTTCGACAAGCTCCGCGTGTACCTCACGTACTTCCGCGGCCGCACGGCGACGCCCGTCGAGGCGTTCGGTCCGGCAGTGCCCGACCGTGACCATGCCTGGACCACCCTCCACCGCGCCCTGGGGCTGCAGAGCACACCCTCGCTCGGCGATCGCGTGCGCCTGACGCCCGAGGGACTCCCGGTTCTCGACGGCGTCGTCGACTGGCTGTCGCGCGACTTCCTCGGCGTGCGCACCGACGACGGCATCTACCGGTTCATGCACATCGCCGCGTTCGGCGGCATCACTGGAGTCGGCCACCACGTCTTCGACGATGCACTCGACCAGAAGGAAGCCGAGGAGGCATGGGGCGTCTGGCTGGAGAAGGTCTTCAGCTAGGGTTCACACCTGCACGAGGAGGACGTTCCGGTTTTGAGCGAGGAACCCGTAGCCGAACGCGACCTTGAGCGAGCCGGGATCGGGGAACTCCTTAAGGCGCACGCGCCCCCCGACTGGGAGAAGCGCTTTCGACGCGACGACCTGCTCGACGCGATCATCGACGGCGAGCCGTTGCAGATGTTCGTCATGGCCGCCGACATCCGAGAGTCCACCATGCTGATGAAGGAGGCCGTCCGGTTCGAACGCTTCGCGTTCATCATGGACAAGTTCGTAACGGCCGTTCGCCGCGGCATCGGATCTCCAGGCGGTTGGTTCGACAAGTTCACCGGGGACGGATTCCTCGCCTATTGGATAGTGCAGACGGCGCCCGAGGACGAGTACGACGAGGCGTTCGTCCAGGCGGCGGGGAACATCGTGCATACCG
Protein-coding regions in this window:
- a CDS encoding SRPBCC domain-containing protein, which produces MAHPFELTNEFQVDATPEEVWDAIATGPGVDAWFMGRNEIEPREGGTVRTIMRGGTEEGTVQAWEPPNRLAYRTPEGPDGALHAFEYIVEGRGKGSTVVRWVHSGFLGENWESEYEGLSEGDPMYFDKLRVYLTYFRGRTATPVEAFGPAVPDRDHAWTTLHRALGLQSTPSLGDRVRLTPEGLPVLDGVVDWLSRDFLGVRTDDGIYRFMHIAAFGGITGVGHHVFDDALDQKEAEEAWGVWLEKVFS
- a CDS encoding helix-turn-helix domain-containing protein, with amino-acid sequence MAPEPSTLRLTEPAQMRALAHPLRLRLLGLLRADGPATATALAERLGVSPALASYHLRQLSDRGFIEEAPDLARDGKERWWRSSHERTSWSTVEFLDSPERVAAEQAFGREIVRAQANHAMEWVTSTHTWPAEWVDAADMSDWILELTPKELRELRDELHEVIARRRAGRHPGSERVAAVVHLYPRRRGTN
- a CDS encoding MFS transporter, whose protein sequence is MKARGRAPLLALFAANAVSLTGNVAALVAIPWFVLQTTGSATKTGITAFAGLLPVVLSGLFGGALVDRLGYRRTSIVADLASSVAVAAIPLLHSTVGLEFWQLVVLVFLGGLLDAPGGTARAALLPDVAASAGWSFERATGSTAVVERFARLAGAPLAGVLIAATGATNVLWIDAASFLVSAALVAVGVPRPAVVREPRKTSYRRELREGYAFLRADRTLAVLVFIVSLTNLFDAVAMIALPVLAHDIYESALSLGLMTAAGGAGSVLGALAFAAVGHRLSRRAVFTWGFILVTLSFPVAAFFPPLAVLLVAKTISGLASGPLNPVIDTVFMERVPAWMRGRVFGVTQAAAWVAIPLGVLVAGAVIEAIGLRATLLFSGAAYLTITVGARFSTALRDLDRRPELVSTEAA
- a CDS encoding SpoIID/LytB domain-containing protein, whose translation is MGTVVVRKRPLVAATLAILVLAACGQPGPADRTRRTPGSTSSASQPSASVDSSGSPSPNARAPMDPDSVRIAAPGGGSLLLRGGYPHVASPCIDPEPRRLLARYPGTLLVRRSDDGTLRLVVTLPFQEYLQGIAEVPPSWPGEALKAQAIAARSYALATTGWSGQEGETLDTPICATTACQVYRGIPVPFEPNVRRWYRAVRQTAGLVLLFEGRPATTVYFSTSNGQTYGNEDVFGSSPLPYLRPVVENDDGASPTSRWRVRLPFDDVATFLAAAGDWPRSRPVTDVRFRDGRFVVSSHARTRSIESSTFREGINAWAPCLEPANYPPPSRFGSPLPTTIPSRWLSASSERGALIISGRGWGHGAGMVQWGAYGKARRGLSAADILAFYYGGLRPEAYPQPGRIHVQVAEGITELRAVPSDVGATVDGREVGLARISVAGGESLQVEVEPR